Below is a window of Gemmatimonadaceae bacterium DNA.
GTGGGCGTGGTTCAGATCGAGGCCATCCACGGCTTCCTCGAGGGCACGCAGGGCGCCGATCTCGTACATCGCACCCACGGGCCCGCCTCCGGCGAGCGCGATCCCGACGCGACCAACCCCGGATCTGCGTGCCATCACCACCTCTCAGCTAATGCGGACCACGACAGACTGGCGTCGGACAGCCGGACCCTCCGACTGTCCGACGCCCGCAGCTCAGGCCGTCGTTGCGCTGGCGCGACGCTTGGTGGGCGCCCGACGGGCGCGGGACTTCACCGGCTTCTCCTCGAGGGTCTTGGAGAGGCGCTCGACGCGCTTGCTGAGACCGTCGATCTCCCTTTTCGTGGGAAGGCCCAGGCGGCTGAGGATGCTCCCCATCCCGTCGTCCCATCCGTCGGCGAGGCGATCCATCGTGTGGCTCGCGGCCTTCCGGACGTCCATCCGATGCCTCACCTCGAGCAGGTGATCCTTGCTCGACGCCTCGAATGTCTTGCCGCGCTTGACCAGCGTCTTGAAGATCTTGCCGCTCTCATCCTCGGCGATCGACAGCGCGCCGAGTCCGGCGAGCCAGATGTGATACGCGGAATCGCGGAGCATGGGAAGCTGCGATGGTTTGGCCAGAGTCTTTGGCATGGTCCAGTCCTCCTGTCGGAATGCTCGCTTCGAGGGGACCGTTCAACTCCCTCGCAGGCGGGAATCGTGAATCGATGTGCTACCAGGAACCGCCCATGAAAGGTGCATGAGGCGGCCGGTGGATTCTGTAGGGAGTTGGACGATGCGCCGTCGGGGAAAGCAGGCCGCGTCAGCCGGGCGGGCCGGCGCGTTCAGGCACGCGCGTCATGGCGTACTCGGCCAGCGCCGTGATCGTCAGGCTGGGGTTCACGCCC
It encodes the following:
- a CDS encoding phasin family protein, with the translated sequence MPKTLAKPSQLPMLRDSAYHIWLAGLGALSIAEDESGKIFKTLVKRGKTFEASSKDHLLEVRHRMDVRKAASHTMDRLADGWDDGMGSILSRLGLPTKREIDGLSKRVERLSKTLEEKPVKSRARRAPTKRRASATTA